CCACCGCACCACAAAATCGGCTAACCGCCGCATATCGTCCTTATCCCAAAACCGTACTGATGCTCCACGCTAAGCGACGCGCCCCCAATTGCCGCTGTCGGCGACCAGAGCGCACACCGACCGCATCGTCTTCATGTAGCGGGTGACCGACTTGGCGGCGACCGGATTGTCGGGATGCATGATCGCCATCACCGTGCCCTCGCCGTACCGGAAGATGTAGATCGTCAGCTGGTAGGAGAACCGGCCGTCCGGATAGATCCCGATGTTGTCGGCCAGTCCCATGTCGGCGGCGGCGAGCACCGCGTTCAGAGGCGCGGCGCCGGCATGGAAGAAGTTCGACACCGGGAAGTTCGGCCGCGGCCAGTCCAACTCCGGTGCCAGTTCGAGCACCCGGTAGTACGGCACCTTGGCCATGTTCAGGTTCGAGTCGAACGACGCCTGCGCCGACCACGCCGCGTCGGCGAAGGAGGCGGCGCCGATCGGGACCGTGATCGGGATCAGGCCGGTGAACCAGCCCTGCGTCATGAAGTTGTCCGTCGCCGATCGGGAGTCCCGGGGGGTGAGCCCGTAGTAGGTCAGCGCGCCGGTCAGCTCGTGCTCGACCTGGGCCAGGCAGGCGAACAGGCCCCCGACGAACCGCGCACCGGCCGAAGCGCACGCCGCCTCGAAGCGCTCGGTCTGCGCCGTGTCCATCAGGACCTCGGTCGTCATGTCGCTGCGGGTGGCCTCCAGGTGGTTGCCCAGCGGCAGCGGGAACTCCGGGAAGCTGCCGCCGCTGCTCTCGGCGAAGTCGATCCAGGCCCGGACGTCCGGCGAGTCCACGGTCAGGTCGGCGGTGCGCTCGCGCTCGCGGATGCAGAACTCGTCGAAGCTGCCGGGCTCGGGCAGCACGAGGGCCTCTCCGCCGCTGCTCAGCGCCGAGTACATGCCGTTGGCCTCGAGCATCGTGGTGCCGATCAGGGTGGCGTCGCCGTGCACGTGGTCCATGGCCGCGAAGAACGTGAACCGGCCGTCGTTCTGGATGATCCCGAACGTGAAGCAGCCCCACTCCAGCGGGCTGGGGATGCCCACGACGTGCTCACGGATCTGCTCGACGGTCATGGTGCCGTGGTCGATCGGGACGAACTCGATGTCGGCGGGGTCCTCGAGCGCGTGCCGGATGAACTCGCCGTCGCCGGCGTGCTCGAACCAGCTGCGGAACGTGTCGTGCCGGCGCAGATAGGCGTTGACCGCGTGGTCCATGGCGGCGATGTCGCACTGGCCGGCAACCTCACAGCTGGCGATGATCTGCCGGGAGAAGTTCAGGCCCGCGGCGGTGCGCTCGCAGTAGTTCCGCAGATGCTGGCCCTGCATGTAGCTGACCGGCACCGAGCTCACCGGCGCCTGCCGGGCCTTCTCGACCGCCGCGGCCGTCGGATGCCACGACGTGACAGAACCCGGGCTCAACGACCATTCATCAAGTGCGCCAACCGTGATCTTGCCGATGCGCAAAAGCTTGTGTCCTTCCCAGTGCTGCCCGATCCGCCGGCTGAAGACCCGGCATCGGCAGTCGCCGGATCAACATACTCCCGCCCGACACGCGGTTGCCCGGCCCGTGCTGCGGGCCGCCCGGCGGCGACGCGCATATGGCTTGACGACATGCCATAGTGTGCGTCGGGGGAACGTTATTTTCGGGCGCGACAGGCGGCCCGCGAGGTCATGTTCCGACCAATCAATGCTATGGAGGTCGACACGGGCATGGGATCTGCCGCACAACCGAACGAAGCTGCTCGTTTTGCGATCGTCGGATACGCGGCGCGATTCCCAGGGGCTCAGGACGCCGACGAGTTCTGGGACCTGCTGCGTGAAGGCCGCGACGCGATCTCCGACGTGCCCGCCGACCGCTGGAACGTCGACGACTTCTTCGACCCCGAACCCGGTGCGCCCGGCAAGGTGGTGACCCGCCGCGCGGGGTTCGTCGAGGACTCCACCGGTTTCGATGCGCCGTTCTTCGGGATGTCGACGCGCGAGGCCCGCCTGGTGGACCCGCAGCACCGGCTGCTGCTGGAGACCGCGTGGCGCGCGGTCGAACACGCGGGCATCGCGCCGACCTCGCTGGCGAACTCCAACACCGGTGTGTTCGTGGGTCTGGCCACCCACGACTACCTGGGCATGGTGTCCGATGAGCTGTCGTACCCCGAGATCGAGGCGTACATGGCGATCGGGACGTCGAACGCCGCCGCGGCCGGCCGCATCAGCTACCGGCTCGGGCTGCAGGGTCCCGCGGTCGCCGTCGACACCGCGTGCAGTTCGTCGCTGGTGGCGATCCACCAGGCCTGCCAGGCGCTGCAGCTCGGCGAATGCGACCTGGCGTTGGCCGGTGGCGCGAACGTCCTGCTCACCCCGGCGACCATGATCACGTTCTCCAACGCCCGCATGCTCGCCCCCGACGGCCGCTGCAAGACGTTCGACGCCGCCGCCGACGGCTACGTGCGCGGCGAGGGCTGCGGTGTCATCGTCGTCAAGCGGCTCGAGGACGCGCTGCGCGACGGGGACCGGATCCGCGCCGTGATCCGCGGCAGCGCGGTCAACCAGGACGGCGCCTCCGGCGGTTTGACGGTGCCCAACGGGGTGGCCCAGCAGCGGGTCATCACCGATGCGCTCAACCGGGCGGGCCTGCAGCCCAGCGACGTCGGCTACCTCGAGGCGCACGGCACCGGCACATCGCTGGGCGACCCGATCGAGGCGCAGGCCGCCGGTGCGGCGTTCGGTCCCGGCCGCGCGGCCGACCAGCCGCTGCTCATCGGTTCGGCGAAGACCAACATCGGCCACCTGGAAGCCGCCGCGGGTATCGCCGGCGTCATCAAGGTGATCCTGTCGCTCGAGCACCAGGCGCTGCCCAAGCACCTGAACTTCGAGACCCCGTCGCCGCACATCCCGTGGGATCGGCTGCCCGTCGAGGTGGTCACCGAGACGATTCCCTGGGAGCGCAACGGCCGCCCGCGCATCGCGGGGGTCAGCTCGTTCGGCTTCGCAGGCACCAACGCCCACGTCATCCTCGAGGAGGCGCCCGAGCCTGCGCGGCCCGAGCAATCCGCCGACGAGCCCGACGCGACGTTCAGCCTGCTGCCGCTGTCGGCGCGCACCCCGACCGCGCTGGTGCAGCTCGCGGACAGTTACCGCACCTGGCTGACCGAGCACCCGGAGGCCGCGCTGGCCGACGTGTGCTTCACCGCGGGGACGGCGCGGGCGCATCTGGAGCAGCGCGCCGCGCTGGTGGTGAACTCGCGCGAGTCGGCCGTCGAACTGCTGGGCGCGCTCGCCGACGATCGGCCCGCCCCCGGCCTGGTCCGCGGCGAATCGCAGGACGCACCCAAGACGGCGTGGCTGTTCACCGGGCAGGGCAGCCAGTACCCCGGCATGGCCAGGGAACTGTTCGACACCGAGCCCGTGTTCGCCGAGACGGTCCGGCAGTGCGCGGACGCGATCGCCGGTGTGCTCGAAAAGCCGTTGCTCGACGTGATTTTCGCCGTCGATGATGCGGACGAGACGCTGCGGCAGACCGCGTACGCGCAGCCGGCGCTGTTCGCGGTCGAAATGGGCCTCGCACGGCTGTGGCAGTCGTGGGGCCTCGAGCCCGACGTCGTACTCGGCCACAGCGTCGGCCAGTACGCCGCCGCGTGCGTGGCCGGGGTGCTGAGCCTCGAGGACGGCACCCGGTTGATGGCCGAACGCGGCCGGCTGTTCGGCAGCCTGCCCGCGGGCGGGCGGATGGCGGCGGTGTTCGCGCCCGCCGAGCGGGTGGAGAGCCTGACCGACCGGTACCCGAGCCTGTCGGTGGCCGCCTACAACGGCGCGAACACCGTACTGTCCGGTCCGGCAACCGATCTCGAACAAGCCGTGGCCGCACTGGTCGGTGACGGTGTGCGGTGCGACTGGCTCGAGACCAGCCACGCGTTCCACTCGGCGCTGCTGGACCCGATCCTCGACGAGTTCGAGGCATACGCGCAGCAATTCGACTTCGCTGTGCCGCAACGGATTCTGATCGACAACCGGACCGGCGCGGCGCTCGGCCGCAGCGTCAAGCTGGACGGTGCGTACTGGCGCAGGCACGCCCGGCAACCGGTGGAGTTCGCCAAGAGCGTGCGCACGCTTGCCGAGATGAACTGCAAGGTGCTGCTCGAGATCGGTCCGCGACCGGTGCTCACCGCCGCGGCGCTGGCGGCCTGGCCCGACCCCGCCTCCGCGCCCCGCGCGATCGCGTCGCTGCGCCGCAACGTTGCCGACCACCGGCAGATCACCGAAGCGCTCGCCGACGCGTACGC
The window above is part of the Mycolicibacterium rutilum genome. Proteins encoded here:
- a CDS encoding condensation domain-containing protein; the encoded protein is MRIGKITVGALDEWSLSPGSVTSWHPTAAAVEKARQAPVSSVPVSYMQGQHLRNYCERTAAGLNFSRQIIASCEVAGQCDIAAMDHAVNAYLRRHDTFRSWFEHAGDGEFIRHALEDPADIEFVPIDHGTMTVEQIREHVVGIPSPLEWGCFTFGIIQNDGRFTFFAAMDHVHGDATLIGTTMLEANGMYSALSSGGEALVLPEPGSFDEFCIRERERTADLTVDSPDVRAWIDFAESSGGSFPEFPLPLGNHLEATRSDMTTEVLMDTAQTERFEAACASAGARFVGGLFACLAQVEHELTGALTYYGLTPRDSRSATDNFMTQGWFTGLIPITVPIGAASFADAAWSAQASFDSNLNMAKVPYYRVLELAPELDWPRPNFPVSNFFHAGAAPLNAVLAAADMGLADNIGIYPDGRFSYQLTIYIFRYGEGTVMAIMHPDNPVAAKSVTRYMKTMRSVCALVADSGNWGRVA